The Paludisphaera rhizosphaerae genome segment AGCAGCGCGCCGTCGGGGGGAGGGGTGGACGGGTCGGGGAGGTCGCGGGTGCGGCCCTCGGCGTCGAACAGGGAGAAGAACCCGCGCCGGCGGGTCTTCAGGTTGACGCACGCGTTGGCGACGGCCGCCAGCAGGATCTTCAGTCCGTCGGCCCGGAGGTCGTAGGCGTCCTTCCGCGCCAGGAGCCGGCAGTAGCAGGTTTGCACCACGTCTTCCGCCCTCTCGCGGTTGTGCAGCAGCGAGACGGCGAAGGCCACGGCCCGCGGCGCCGTGGCTTCCACCCAGTCCGAGAGGTCGTCCGCCGGGCCGCGCGGACGGACGCCGCCGGCGTCGAGAGCCTCGGTCGGCTCGACGGCCCTGTCGTCTCCTTCAAGGCGGTGTGGACCACCCAAGGTCGTCGGCCCCCGGCGCGTCACCGACGGTTTACTTCTTCAAGGTCCCGAGGTCAGCCAGGATCGCCTGGACGTCCCCAAGGATGACTTTCACCTGCTGCTTCGTGACTCCACTCGCGATCACGAGCGTCTTCACGTCGGCCGCCGTTTGCTGCGCCAGCGACTTCGGGATATTCGCACTGACGAGCACCGCGGAGACGTCCTTCTCAAGCTTTACGGCCTCGGCCGGCGTGATGACGCCGTCGGAGGCGGCGGCCGCGACGTCGGTCTTGAGCGTCGCGACCGTCTTTGGATCCGGTTTGGTGGCGACCTTCGCGATCGCCGACAGGTCGGTCCCGACGGCCTTGATCTCGGCCGGCGTGACGTTCGACCCCTGGTGAATGGCGGAGAGATCCTGAACCAGCTTCGCCACGTCCTGTTGAAGCCCGGAGAGGAGTTCACGCCCCTCCAGGCGATCGAACTCGACGCGGGTCCTGCGTCTGACCGTCATGCTCCATCCCCCCGACTGATGACTCTGGAAGAATCCGTTTCACGTCCCGACAGAGGGTGAACCCCGAACCCCTCGATTTCTTACACGGGCGGAAAAGGATTCTTCGAGTCGATCGGTCAGGGCTTCTTCGCCGGCGCCGGGTCGGCGGCGGACGTGTGGTCGTGAACGATCTTCCAGCCGGCGGGGAGCCGGCGGAGGATCAGGGTGAACAGGCCGTGGGGCTCGGCGCCGTCGGGCATGACGAGATGCCAGCCGCCCCGGGCCATGGCGGAGTCGGGGCCGAGGGTGTCGACCTCGACGTCTGTGAAGTCCAGCCGTCCCATCGCGCGGCCCTCGGCCTTGTATCGGGAACGGTAGCGGTCGCGGGTCGGGCCGAAGCCCATCGTCTTGGTGCCGCCGGACTGGAAGACCAACTCGGGCGAGTCCCAGTAGGTCGTCAGGAATCCGTCAAGGTCCCCCGCGTTCCAGGCTGAGACCTGCTTGGCGAGTACCTCGCGGACGTCGCCGGCGGGGTCGTGCTCGACGGCCGGCGTGGCGGCCTGGCCGCCGGAGGCCGGGTTGCGGAGGAAGTACAGGCGGCCGTCCTCCGCGCCGCCGAGGAAGTCGGGGACGCCGTCGGCGTCGAAGTCGACGACCGTCGGGCTGACGTCGTGGCCCTCGATGTTCGTGTTCGAGAGCAGGCCGACGTTGCGGAACGTCCAGCTACGCGTGGTCGAGGGAACCTGCTTGTAGAAGAGGGCGTTGGCCGCGTTGAGCAGGAGGTCCAGCTTGCCGTCGCGGTCCCAGTCGACGACGCAGAGCTTGCGCCGGCCGCTGCCGCCGGCCGCCTTGGAGTTCAGCCGCAGCGGCTCGCCGGCCTCGTCGACGAAGACCCGCGCCGGAGGCCGCAGAGAGAGCTTGCCGTCGCGTTTTTCGCGTTCGAAGAAAGCAAGGTAGCCCTCCTGATCGAGCATGACGAGGTCGACGAGGCCGTCGCGGTTCCAGTCCACGGCGACGGGCGTGGTCCGCCACTGGGTCAGCAGCTCGTTGCCGACGGGTTTCATCCAGCCCCAGGCCAGCTCCGGCTGAGGCTGCGCGGCCGTCCAGGCGACCTCGATGGGCTGGGCCGCGGCCAGCTTCGGGGCGTTCCGCGTACCGACGTTCTTGTACCAGTGGACCTTGCCCAGGATCGAGTTCACCAGCAGGTCGGGGAGGCCGTCGCCGTCCCAGTCGGCGATGCTCAGCGTGGTGTAGCCCCACTTGGCCTCGCACGGACCCTGGATGCTGCCGTTGGGGCCGGCCATGATCCGGATGACGCTGCCGTCGGCTTCCAGCAGCTTGGGCGCGGCCCACTTCGGCCGGGCGACGCCCGGGCCGCTGAGGTTCTCGAAGAACCCGATGTATCCGGCCGTGTCGCCGGAGACGACGTCGAAGTCGCCGTCACCGTCCCAGTCGAAGCCGAACGGCGTCGCGAGCGCCCCGAACTTCAGGTCGTCGGCTTCCTGCTGGAAGTAGACGGGGGCCAGGAACCGCGGCGTGCGGTCGTCGGCCAGGCCGCCGGCGTTCTCGACGAGCGCCACGCGGCCGTCCTCGTCGCCGACGATCAGGTCGAGGTCGCCGTCGAGGTCCCAGTCGATGGCCGTCGGCGTGATCATCTCCAGGTCCATCGTCAGCGGCGAGCCGTCGCCCCGCTTCAATCGACGTCCCGGAGAGTACTTCGGTTCAGTCCGCGAGCCGATGTTTTCGAAGTAGGTGAAGCCGTCCAGGAACTCGCCGCAGAGGAGGTCCAGATCGCCGTCGCCGTCGAAATCGGCGAAGTTGGGGGAGGGCCAGCCGAAGACTTCCAGCGGGTCTCCCTTCACGGTCAGGCGGGACGGCGTCTCATATTTCGGCTTGTCGTTGTCGCCGACGTTCTTCGCGACGTAGACGTATCCCCGCAGCGGGCCGCGGGTCCAGACGCCGTCGGCGTTGTAGGCGTTGTCCCAGCCGTAGTCGGTCCAGTCGTCGGCGCCGACGACCACGTCGAGCTTGCCGTCGCCGTCGTAGTCGACGTATCGCCAGAAGTTGCCGCGGACCTTGTTGGGGTGGACGTTGGCCGGCAGGGTGAGCTTCTTGCTCTTCTCCAGGCCGGTCTTGAGGAAGTCGGGGTGTTCGGCCCCCGGGGAGAGGATGCGGGGGCGGCCGTCGACGTAGCTGACCTGCACGTTCTGCAAGCCCTTGCTGATCCGGCGGCCCGGCTTGAAGACGGGGAGCTTGGTCCGCGAGGTCGGCCCCGCCGTGTTCTCGAAGAAGTAGACGCCGTTGGAGGGCTTGTCGGGACAGTTGACCACAAGGTCCAGGTCGCCGTCGCCGTCGAAGTCCATCGGCAGGGGCCAGGCCCACAGGCCGACCCCGAGGTCGACGACCAGCCCGGGGTTGTTGTACTTGAGCCGCTCCAGATCCTGCCCCCGGGCGGTCCCCGCCGCGATCGCCAGCAGGGCCAGCGCCGCGGCCATCGGCGAGCGGGTCGACGTCGTCCCCATTCGTACATCTCCCGTCGAGGTCGGCGAGAGAGGGAACGCGCGTCGTCCCGGCCGACCTCAACCGGTGACGAGCCGCCGTTTCAACGAGGCGAGCCACCCGCCCCCTGAGGCCGGCGCGGCCTCCGGGCGACCATTGTAAGCGCACAGCTGGAACAATTCCTCCAGCTTGCGGCGGAACGACCAGTCGCGGGAGAACCCGCACAGGTGGTCGAAATCCGTCTTGCTCATATAACCATGATAATAGAGCCGCCGCGCGTCCGGGTCGAAGACCAGGCGATCGGCGTACTTGGCGGGGATCTTGTACCCCTCGGGCAGCTTCTCGAGCGCGACGAAGCGATCCACGAGACCCTCCATCCGAATCGAGGCGATGTGTCGTTCACGTCCTCACATGAAGCTGAGCGGCTTCACGGCGGAGAAGCGCGCCCGGAATCCAAGGCTGAAAAGGGCGATGACGGGAGAGACGCCCGTGTAATCCATCGGATCGTCGCCATGCGTCGACATCAAGGGAAATCTTCGACGTCGCCGGTTGCGTGCCGGTCGTTCCGGATCTAGGCTCGAAGGTTCGGCGTGGGAGTCGCCGACGCGTTCGGGCCGAAGCCGGTCGATCAGGAGGGCGCGAGATGAACCATCGGCGCGATTGGTTGAGGGCGGTTGTCGGAGGTGCGGCGGCCTTCGCCGGGGGCTGGAATCAGCCCGTCTCGGCCCAGGAGCCCGCGAATCCCAACCAGCGGCGAACCGTGCGGCGGCCGGTGTTGCCCGATCCCGCCCGGATGGCGCTCCGCCCCGTGATCGAGCCCTGGGAGACGCGTCTCCCCGACGATCCCCAGGCCGCGGCCCTGCTGGAAGGCGTTCGCGAGAAGCACAGCCTTCCCGGCATGGTCGGCGCGATCCTCAAGGGGCCCTCGGTCGTCTCCATCGCTGCGACCGGAGTCCGCAGGATCGGCGACGCCGGCGCGTTCCGCACGACCGATCAGATCCACCTCGGATCCTGCACCAAGGCGATCACCGCCACCCTGCTGGGTACGCTGTTCGAGGAGGGCGTGCTGTCGCCGTCGAGCACGATCGGCCGGGTTTTCCCCGAGTTCGCCGATCGGCTCCACCCTGATTTCCGCGACGCCACCCTCTCGCACCTCTTGACGCATCGGGCGGGCCTGCCGCACGACGCCGACTGGTGGAACCTGCCCGGCATGAACCCGACCGAGAAGCGATACGCGGCGCTGGTCGACCTGTGCTCGGTGCCCCCCAAGACACTACCCGGGAAGACTTACGCCTATTCCAACGCCGGCTATACGCTGGCGGGGCTGATGGCCGAGCACGTCACGGGGGCCTCGTGGGAGAACCTGGTCCGCGCCAGGGTCTTCGAGCCGCTCTACATGTACTCGGCCGGCTTCGGTCCGCCGGGGCTGGACGGCTCCTCGCGCGAGAACCAACCGTACGGGCATCAGCTTTCCATGGGCAAGCCGAAGCCGATCCGCCACGACAACCCCGAGGTCATGGGGCCTGCGGGGACGGTCCACTGCTCGATCGTCGACTGGGCCAAGTTCGCGATCGCCCACCTCCGCGGCGAGCGACCCGGGGCGAAGCTGCTCCTTCCTGCGACCTACCAGGACCTCCACACGCCGCCGCCGCGTTTCGAATACGCCGGCGGCTGGCTCGTCTTCAATCGCCCCTGGGCGGGCGGCCGCGCCCTGAACCACGCCGGCAGCAACACCATGTGGTACGCTGTCGTCTGGCTCGCTCCCGAGCGCGACTTCGGCGTCCTCGTCGCCACCAACATGGGCGGCGGCCCCACCGCCAAGGCCTGCGACGAAGCGGTCGGCGCCCTCCTCGGTCGCTACCGCGAGGCGTTTGCGGGGGTGTGAGGTCGCTCACCGTGCCACTCCCACTCTCTCAGGGCTTGGCTATGGACCAGATAGCGTTGATGAGTGAGGAGACCGAGGCGGGGGCCGAATTCATCGGCCGCTTTGACGCGGTGATTCCGGTCAAAGTCGCGTTCTGGCTCAATCCGACGGAAGCGGGCCGGTGGTATCTCTACATCGCGTCCGACGAATTCGACGACCAGAACCTCGGACCTGGTTATCGGGAAGTCCTGCGCCAGGCGAAGGAGCACTCGAACTTCTACGTCGACCCTTTTCGGGTGCGACTCATCCCGGCGCGCGACCCCCGGGCTCTGGCCGCGTTGGATATTCACCGAAGGTATCCGAGCCAGCGGCCGACTCGCATCGGAGCCGGAGCCTTCGGCGGGATGAGTGTGGATGGAGTCTTCATCTATCCAGCCGCAGCGGGAGCGCCGACGGTTTGAGAGGCCGCGACAAAGCCGCCGGTATCTTCGGCAACCGGTACCGCGCGACTTACGTGGGAGCGTAAGCACAACCGGCACGTGATCCGCTATCAGCAATTATGGGCCGGAACTTGTGACCAATCGGATCGTGGCCCGGCGGACGCTGAAGTAGTCTTCGCCCGAGAAGACGAGGTGGAGGGTCTTCCCGTCGGCCCCGGCCCATTTGGTGGGGAAATCGCCGTGTTCGCCGGGGCCGGCGTCCCAGCGGGGGGTGAAGTAGGCCGTGGTCCACGGGCCCCAGGGTTCGGGGGCGTCGTAAACGGCGAAGCCGCCCTCGAACCGGGTGTCGGCCCTGTCGGGATGGCCTATCGGCTGGGGGATCTGCTGCCACCAGAGGTAGCGGCGGAGGCTCGGTTGATACGTCATGGCCGACCGCAGGCAGGAGCCGGGGTTGGTGAAGACGCCTTCGCGGCGGCCGGCGTCGGGGGACCACTTTGGCTGACCGTCGACGGAGCCTGTATAGAACTCCCAGGAGGATCGCTCCGTCAGCCGGCTCTTCGGCGCCCGCATGAGGATGAACCGGTCGGCCGGCGTGTGGGCCTGGGGACCGTCGTGCGAGTAGGCGTAGACGAAGTCGTCTCGTGCGTCCTGGTAGTTTCGGCCGAAGTTGACGAAGCCGACGAACCCAAACTCGTCGAGCCGCCAGTCGGCGAACGTCCAGGTCCGCGCATGGTCGGTCGACCAGGCGAGTTGGGCCCCGCTTCCCTGCCCGTCGACGTGGTCCAGCCAGAGGTACAGCACGCCGGCCACCGA includes the following:
- a CDS encoding RNA polymerase sigma factor — protein: MGGPHRLEGDDRAVEPTEALDAGGVRPRGPADDLSDWVEATAPRAVAFAVSLLHNRERAEDVVQTCYCRLLARKDAYDLRADGLKILLAAVANACVNLKTRRRGFFSLFDAEGRTRDLPDPSTPPPDGALLGRELAEAIDRALRTLPVRHRAAIELKSQGCSLREIAEALGVGESNAGVLVHRARAAMEAALAPYLGGPEP
- a CDS encoding DUF4440 domain-containing protein, producing MGTTSTRSPMAAALALLAIAAGTARGQDLERLKYNNPGLVVDLGVGLWAWPLPMDFDGDGDLDLVVNCPDKPSNGVYFFENTAGPTSRTKLPVFKPGRRISKGLQNVQVSYVDGRPRILSPGAEHPDFLKTGLEKSKKLTLPANVHPNKVRGNFWRYVDYDGDGKLDVVVGADDWTDYGWDNAYNADGVWTRGPLRGYVYVAKNVGDNDKPKYETPSRLTVKGDPLEVFGWPSPNFADFDGDGDLDLLCGEFLDGFTYFENIGSRTEPKYSPGRRLKRGDGSPLTMDLEMITPTAIDWDLDGDLDLIVGDEDGRVALVENAGGLADDRTPRFLAPVYFQQEADDLKFGALATPFGFDWDGDGDFDVVSGDTAGYIGFFENLSGPGVARPKWAAPKLLEADGSVIRIMAGPNGSIQGPCEAKWGYTTLSIADWDGDGLPDLLVNSILGKVHWYKNVGTRNAPKLAAAQPIEVAWTAAQPQPELAWGWMKPVGNELLTQWRTTPVAVDWNRDGLVDLVMLDQEGYLAFFEREKRDGKLSLRPPARVFVDEAGEPLRLNSKAAGGSGRRKLCVVDWDRDGKLDLLLNAANALFYKQVPSTTRSWTFRNVGLLSNTNIEGHDVSPTVVDFDADGVPDFLGGAEDGRLYFLRNPASGGQAATPAVEHDPAGDVREVLAKQVSAWNAGDLDGFLTTYWDSPELVFQSGGTKTMGFGPTRDRYRSRYKAEGRAMGRLDFTDVEVDTLGPDSAMARGGWHLVMPDGAEPHGLFTLILRRLPAGWKIVHDHTSAADPAPAKKP
- a CDS encoding serine hydrolase domain-containing protein → MNHRRDWLRAVVGGAAAFAGGWNQPVSAQEPANPNQRRTVRRPVLPDPARMALRPVIEPWETRLPDDPQAAALLEGVREKHSLPGMVGAILKGPSVVSIAATGVRRIGDAGAFRTTDQIHLGSCTKAITATLLGTLFEEGVLSPSSTIGRVFPEFADRLHPDFRDATLSHLLTHRAGLPHDADWWNLPGMNPTEKRYAALVDLCSVPPKTLPGKTYAYSNAGYTLAGLMAEHVTGASWENLVRARVFEPLYMYSAGFGPPGLDGSSRENQPYGHQLSMGKPKPIRHDNPEVMGPAGTVHCSIVDWAKFAIAHLRGERPGAKLLLPATYQDLHTPPPRFEYAGGWLVFNRPWAGGRALNHAGSNTMWYAVVWLAPERDFGVLVATNMGGGPTAKACDEAVGALLGRYREAFAGV
- a CDS encoding DUF4185 domain-containing protein is translated as MTCDKRFQMRRGAVRFQRVSRFLAGLVLLFVLTDFVNGEEAVPPYPPSPVIAGLGWAPLDTVVRQARDGDNWPLTWADDDALYTTFGDGTGFPPKSKRKLSCGFARIAGGPGDFVGVNVPSNGEQLGDGRRGKKGSGLLSVAGVLYLWLDHVDGQGSGAQLAWSTDHARTWTFADWRLDEFGFVGFVNFGRNYQDARDDFVYAYSHDGPQAHTPADRFILMRAPKSRLTERSSWEFYTGSVDGQPKWSPDAGRREGVFTNPGSCLRSAMTYQPSLRRYLWWQQIPQPIGHPDRADTRFEGGFAVYDAPEPWGPWTTAYFTPRWDAGPGEHGDFPTKWAGADGKTLHLVFSGEDYFSVRRATIRLVTSSGP